The Candidatus Kapaibacterium sp. genome has a segment encoding these proteins:
- a CDS encoding PhoH family protein — translation MTEKRIEFEDIEPVALFGTNDIYINMIENRFKAGIIVRGSSLILKGEENEIEKIEKILNEMNYMLKRNKNLTESDVKTVIDLVDNKPKGSDSQSARFMNQVIFQGVKDSIRVRNAKQHDYFKLVQQNDLVFAIGPAGTGKTFLAVAMALASLRNNEVTRIILSRPAVEAGESLGFLPGDLQEKIDPYLRPLMDALHFMISAEKVKSLIEKNVIEITPLAYMRGRTLSNSFIILDEAQNATATQMKMFLTRLGPNSKAIVTGDITQIDLPHHAISGLKEAQRLLKNIDDIGFIYFDNKDVVRHKLVAEIIKAYENDIAKKDAIENKSEK, via the coding sequence TTGACAGAGAAGCGCATTGAATTTGAAGACATTGAACCGGTCGCCCTTTTTGGGACTAACGACATTTATATCAATATGATTGAAAATCGTTTCAAAGCCGGAATCATAGTTAGGGGCAGTAGTCTAATACTGAAAGGTGAGGAAAATGAGATTGAAAAAATCGAGAAGATTTTGAACGAAATGAATTATATGCTGAAGCGAAATAAGAATCTGACCGAAAGCGATGTCAAAACGGTTATTGATTTGGTTGATAACAAGCCAAAAGGTTCTGATAGCCAGTCAGCGAGATTTATGAATCAAGTTATTTTCCAAGGAGTGAAGGATTCCATCAGAGTTCGGAATGCAAAGCAACATGATTATTTCAAATTAGTTCAGCAAAATGACCTCGTGTTTGCAATTGGTCCGGCAGGTACAGGAAAAACTTTCTTAGCAGTAGCAATGGCATTAGCATCACTACGAAATAATGAAGTAACACGAATTATATTATCAAGACCTGCTGTTGAAGCCGGAGAATCCTTGGGATTTTTACCCGGAGATTTGCAAGAAAAAATTGACCCTTACCTTAGACCATTAATGGATGCTCTGCATTTCATGATTTCAGCAGAAAAAGTTAAATCGCTAATCGAAAAAAATGTAATCGAAATCACTCCTTTAGCATATATGCGGGGACGTACTTTGAGCAACTCATTCATCATTTTGGATGAAGCCCAAAATGCAACCGCTACACAGATGAAAATGTTTCTAACACGCTTAGGACCTAATTCTAAAGCAATTGTAACGGGAGATATTACACAAATTGATTTGCCACATCATGCAATCTCAGGGCTGAAAGAAGCTCAAAGACTGCTCAAAAACATTGATGACATCGGATTCATTTATTTCGATAATAAAGACGTTGTCCGACATAAACTCGTAGCCGAAATCATTAAAGCTTATGAAAATGACATTGCCAAGAAAGATGCTATTGAAAATAAGAGCGAAAAGTAA
- the cdaA gene encoding diadenylate cyclase CdaA — MTLFKIGFLTFTLVDLFDIIIVALIIYWVYRSLKNTVAVQILFGMVIIIGLQFITEAVNFKSLNWILRTISDIWLIAFIILFQPELRKLLMIIVRSPIFRVFVKPKISETVDEVIEAAIEMSEKHVGAIIVFTRSQNVQMTVDTGIPLQSMVSKELLLSIFNTKSPLHDGAVIIDNNMIVAARCILPLSSQTKFGNKNLGTRHRAALGLSEQADTIVLVVSEETGGISISESGDMTLNIQHDEIGDILTNSLSQT, encoded by the coding sequence ATGACACTATTCAAAATTGGCTTTCTGACCTTCACTTTGGTTGATTTGTTCGATATAATTATCGTAGCTTTGATAATTTATTGGGTCTATCGCTCATTGAAGAATACAGTTGCAGTACAGATTCTTTTTGGAATGGTCATTATAATAGGTTTGCAATTCATTACTGAAGCAGTGAACTTTAAGTCACTGAATTGGATTTTGCGTACAATATCGGATATTTGGCTGATTGCATTCATAATATTGTTCCAGCCGGAACTGCGGAAATTGCTGATGATAATTGTTCGAAGTCCGATTTTTAGGGTATTTGTAAAGCCCAAAATCTCCGAAACAGTTGATGAAGTAATCGAAGCAGCTATTGAAATGTCTGAAAAGCATGTTGGAGCCATAATTGTTTTCACTCGTTCACAAAATGTTCAAATGACGGTAGATACGGGTATTCCGCTCCAATCCATGGTATCGAAGGAATTACTGCTATCGATTTTCAATACTAAATCGCCTCTACATGATGGCGCTGTAATAATAGACAATAATATGATTGTAGCTGCGAGATGTATTCTGCCACTAAGTTCACAAACAAAATTTGGGAATAAAAATCTTGGTACGCGTCATCGGGCGGCATTAGGATTATCTGAACAAGCTGATACTATTGTGCTTGTAGTTTCGGAGGAAACCGGTGGTATTTCGATTTCCGAGAGTGGAGACATGACTTTGAACATACAACATGACGAAATTGGTGATATATTGACAAATAGTCTTTCGCAGACATAG